The nucleotide sequence GGTTCCCGGAGTTTCTTGTATGTGCTACTTGTTTGTTATCATAAAGTAGGCCTTTTTTCTGGACAGCTTATAATGGAAGGGAATAGTAATTGTGTGCAAAGAACTGCTGAAAATTGGTTAATTTGAATGGCAATGCATATTTAGTAACTTGTCTAATAGACTATATAACCTTTCTATTTGGGCGTACTAAACTAACTATATCTTTTACGTTGTGACTTTACAATAGCTCGGAATTTTCTAGTTCTATCTTATTCTTGTGTGGATTGAGTTTAGATGCCATATTGGGGTTCACTATATGGGTTCCATTGATTGATATGGGATTTCCTTTCAGAACAAAATGAAGAGCACAGCTGAGGAAACACACCGAGTTGGGTGCGAGAATAACCATCATGGGATTTGTGCTATTTGCTTGAATAAGATAGTGCTTGAAGAAACTGCCCTGGTAAAAGGTTGCGAGCATGCGTACTGGTTTGTCTAACCGACTATTCTTTTTTGTCATTACTTCCATTTGATCAGTAGACACTTGATTCCATTCTGTTCATTCCTGTTTTAGATAAACATATCACATCAATTTGGTCTtgcaccttttttttttttttttttttggtcttgCACCTAATTATCCACTAAGATGATGTTACaattattttgttgtaatgaagATCAAAATGGCGGTAAATGGAGGTTAATAGCGAAGGGGAGAATCAATATGTCAGGGGTACTGATTCTGTTTAGTAGCTCCTTTTAATTGCGAGATGGGGAAATAGAAGGAAAAGAGACTTTTCTTGCAATTTTTGGTCTGGTGCAATGACATTCTTATATTTTTTGAATCCAAACTTTCACGGAGACAATCATATATGTCAGGGGTACTGATTCTGCTTAGCCACTCTTTTAATTGCGAGACtggaaaagagaaggaaaagagacTTTTCTTGCATATTCTTGGTCTGGTTACTGCAGTGACATTCTTAAATTTTTTGAGCCCAATTTTTCCTGGAGACAGATTTGCAGTGGTGAGGTAAGGAAAATATGAAAAAGATTTACTTCTGCATCGGCGGCTACTGTATATATTGGGTGGGGGCAGAAGTAATGTTTTGCGTGTAGTTTTTCCTTAGTCCTTGGCCATAAATACAAGTCATGTCTTATGGTGGTCTCTGTCATTGGTTTCTTAAACAGCATCCTACCCTATCTGCTGCCCAAGTCCAGTGGTTATATAGATACTTCTCTTTGGATATTGTCAAATGTGGTCTTGATATGTGCTTCGACTTCTGTTTATGAGAGGTTCTTGTGATTGCATGGTTCACTAATCAGTGTGTGCTAGGTTATATTGTGGTTTTGTGACTGTCGTGCTGCTGCTTCATATGTGTTTATTTCTGATCGGACTTTATTACTATGAAACCCATCTTTTTAAAGGCGTATAGTAATTTTCTAAGTTCGATGGTTTGCATTAATTtgtatttttgtgtgctttacaTGTCTATTCTTTGTAATTTCAGAAAATCTTATGATGATAATATGTTTTTCCTTTTGATGTTCAGTGTGACTTGTATCCTTCGATGGGCAACCTATAAAAAGGAACCAACATGCCCTCAGTGTAAGCATCCATTTGAGTTTGTCTACATCCATCGCACACTTGATGGAAGGTAACTAATCAGTTTTGAGTACATCTTCTTTCCTTTAAATATTGTGATTCATCATGATGCTACTAACTTGGTCCGTTTGGTATCTCATTAACACTTTTATCTGCTCTGACATGGCATTGTCTTATTTGCTGGAGTAACATATCGATTTAATTTACAAAGCAATTGCGTTGGTAACTTCacctttaaatttgaattttcttCTGGTGTTGTCCCTTCTTGCTTTCTCCCAATTAGCAGACACCGGATACTATGCCCACCAAGATTTAGGCCGATGGGAAGAAATAAATGGTGTCGAAAACCTTGGTTCGCAACATTGTCCTCCAACCCTTCAATTGCTAGAAGGCAAGTTCCGTGGGGGCAACTGGACCTTTAAAGTTGTGGGACATGAGTTGCCATTTCTTTTCTTTGGTTGGGGTCGTGGTGCTATCTCTAGAGGGACGGAGGGAGGGAGGTGATGTTTTATGAAGCATATTATCAAGAGTTTAATCTAGAGAGGTTCAGATAACTGCTCGATTTCTTAGCAAGTTCCCTTTAATTTTAAATATGCCAGAACAAGTTGATCTCTAGAGTATCTTCATGTACTTTGTTTACCAAGCTCAGGTTGTGCATCCAGTGACTATCAGATGTCTACCCTCTTATAGTcaatgttgctcggactctccaaaaATATACCCGGATGCGTGTCGGATActccaaaattaatgtattttagAAGTATCCGACATGGGTGCGGCAACATTTTGGAGAGTTCGCGCAACATAACTTATAGTGTCTCAAGAATCTCTTAGTGTTTCAGAATGGTGTTCCATATAACTTTATCAAAAAATGGTGTTCAAAATAATCTTGTCCCTTTACCTTGCAAATACACCGAAAAAACATTAGATGATAACTAATGTTAACATTCCCTAATTTATAAGAAGGCTGTATTTTCATGATATTAACTATTCTTCACGGtttgattttcaaaatattaattctTTGTAGGTTGTATtgatcaaataaaaaaaaaaagctttcTAGGTTGTACCAGAGACCCAAAACTTgtctagtttttttttcttcgCATGATAATGCATTGTTGTTTCTGTTTCTGCCACCTGTACTTTATTTGGATTTGGAATTCCTTAGTTAAAGAAAAATATCCTTCGTTGCAGGTGGCGACTTTTCTCTTTATGAGTTATAATTATTCTGAGACCAAAAACTTTTCCAGTTCTATTTTTTGCTTTGACATATTGACTTAGCGCATTGTTGTTTCTGTGTTTGCCATCTATACTATTGTGGATTTTTAATTCCTTAGTTGCAGCTGGTGACTTCTATCATCATTGAGTAATAATTTATTCGCCCATTTTAACAGCCTTCAGGACTACATGTTTGAGGAGAGCGTTTGCCTTCTCCTTAGGGCATCATGGTTTAAACCTTTGATTGTGGAGGAAAGGGCGGAGGTTGATGATGATATGGATGAC is from Nicotiana tabacum cultivar K326 chromosome 18, ASM71507v2, whole genome shotgun sequence and encodes:
- the LOC107789565 gene encoding uncharacterized protein LOC107789565, yielding MKSTAEETHRVGCENNHHGICAICLNKIVLEETALVKGCEHAYCVTCILRWATYKKEPTCPQCKHPFEFVYIHRTLDGSLQDYMFEESVCLLLRASWFKPLIVEERAEVDDDMDDLYMYDYEEEEDLAEDYFVSSSSRLRIGNRRWGDNGYVSAGRQEARPVYRPNSQESGAGPSREPKKEDAVPKELVGRRAKRALKREAADKAAAEKHQQRLVRMGRK